GAGCCCGCTTCTCCGGCCCGTCAGCATGGCGCTTATCAGCGTGTCCATGCTTGCCATGGCCATTCTCGCCACGGATCTGTCCTACGTCACACTCGTCGCGCTGACCGTTGCCGCGGGATTTGGCTCCGGCGCCTTCATCACGACAAACAACACGGTCCTGCTCAGCGCGCTGCCTCCCAGCGAGCGCGGGTTCTCCGGAGGGATGCTGGAGACCACGCGCCAGCTTGGGCACACCATAGCCGTGGCACTGGTGGCCGCCGTCGTGGCCGTGGTGTTGAACGGCGCGGACGGCGTGAACGCCAGTCCCCGCATGTACCTTGAGGCCTTCCGCTCCGCCTGCTTTGTCGTGGCCGGGGTCAGCGCCGCGGGCGTTGTCGTCGCCTCTCTGGGCGTGAGTCGTCGGGCCGGGGCTGTGCAGGCGCCGCAGACCGCAGTGGTGGCGGGCGCGCGCTCTCCGGACTAGCGAAGGGCACGGGTCCGGCATGACTACGTTTCTCCGGTTCCTGGAGGGCCAGCGTCCGCGCTACGGCGCGCTGGAAGGCCAGACGGTGTACCCGCTTGTCGCGGGGACGCCCTTCGGGCCGTTCAGGCAAGGGCGTGAGGGCCGCGCCTTATCCGAGGTGAGGCTGCTGCCTCCCTGCCAGCCGTCGAAGATCATCGGAATGGCGGTGAACTACCCCACGCACATGCGGGACGGCGCTCGTCACATGGGATCGGAGGTCGCCGTCGGCGAGCCGCAGGCGTTTCTGAAGGCGACATCCTCTCTTGTCGGGCCTGACGACGACATCGTGCTGCCGCCGGGCGCGGGGCCGGTGCACTACGAGGGGGAGATGGTGGTAGTCATGGGACGCCGATGCCAGCGCGTCACGCCGGAGAAGGCCCTGGACTATGTCCTGGGCGTGACCTGCGGCAACGATGTGAGCGCCCGCGAATGGCAGCGGAACGACAAGCAGTGGTGGCGCGCCAAAGGATCGGACACATTCGCGCCTCTGGGGCCGTGGATTGTGACGGGCCTTGATCCGCGGGACCTGGGGCTGGAATTGCGATTGAATGGGCAGACGCGCCAGCAGGCCCGCACCAGCGAGCTAATCCACGGCGTGCCGGACATCATCAGCTTCATCAGCCGCTACGTGACGCTGGAGCCGGGGGACGTTATCTACACGGGCACGCCGGGCACTACCGACGAGATGCGTGCGGGAGACGTGGTGGAGGTGGAGGTGGAGGGCGTGGGAGTATTGCGCAATCGTGTCCGCGGCGGCTAGCCTTTCTTCATCCGAATGAGGGTGCTCAGGGCCTTTGCGATCAGCTTGCCCCGACCGTCCCGCACCTCGCATTCGCAGACTAGGGTACGCCCGCCCTCGTGGATGACCCAGCCCTCCGCCACAAGGTCGTCCTCGGACACGGGCGCCATGAAATTCACCTTCATCTCTATCGTGACAAACGGGTGATCGTCAGTCGTCAGGGACATGACCGCGAACGCCATCGTCGAGTCCACCAGCGTGGCGATGATGCCGCCCTGCACAATGCCGCCGCCCTGCTGGTGGCGAGTGTCCACGTGAAGGCGAATGCGGGCCCTGCCGCGCTGGGCATCCAGCAGTTGGAATCCCCCCAGCGTCCGGGCAAAGGGGGCATGAGCGAGCCTGGCCCGAAGCTGCTCGACCCGCGCCGGGGGCAGAGCCTGAGTCGCAGGGCTATCCGACATGGTATGACCTCTCCTTATCGTACCCGGGCGGGACAAGGCTGGCTGGACGCTTTGGCGGGGGTAGCCGCTGCCCGAGGTGGCCGTGACACGCAAAAGGAAGCGCTCCGTTCAGGAGCGCTTCGCCGCCTGGCGGGGAGAGCGCCGCATGCTAATGCACGCGCCGGATGGACTCCTTCTGGTCTTTGATAACCTTGTCGTACTGGGTGTCGAAGTCGGTCTGGATCTGGTGCCAGGCCGCCGCGAACTCCGGCAGCGCCTCGACGTCGGGGGCCTGGCCCTCGGGGCCTCGCCTCTGGCCCTGGCGGCCCTGCATGGCCTGGGCCTTGGACTCGAACTGCTTGTGTAGTTGCTGATAGGCCTGCTGGAGCTGCTGGCGACCCACCGTCTCGTAGTGCTGGATGGTGCCCTGCAGGCCAGTCAGGATAGGGTCAAGGCGCTTCTTGTCCGACTTCAGGGCGCGCACTCCCTCAATGGCCCGCAGCGCCGCCCCCTTGATCTGGGGTGTCCGCGGCACATCAATGTTCGCCAGGAAAATGTTCTCAATGGCTTTGGCCACGGTGGACTGGGCAGCGGCGGGCAGCTTGTTCAGTTC
This genomic interval from Dehalococcoidia bacterium contains the following:
- a CDS encoding fumarylacetoacetate hydrolase family protein gives rise to the protein MTTFLRFLEGQRPRYGALEGQTVYPLVAGTPFGPFRQGREGRALSEVRLLPPCQPSKIIGMAVNYPTHMRDGARHMGSEVAVGEPQAFLKATSSLVGPDDDIVLPPGAGPVHYEGEMVVVMGRRCQRVTPEKALDYVLGVTCGNDVSAREWQRNDKQWWRAKGSDTFAPLGPWIVTGLDPRDLGLELRLNGQTRQQARTSELIHGVPDIISFISRYVTLEPGDVIYTGTPGTTDEMRAGDVVEVEVEGVGVLRNRVRGG
- a CDS encoding PaaI family thioesterase, which produces MSDSPATQALPPARVEQLRARLAHAPFARTLGGFQLLDAQRGRARIRLHVDTRHQQGGGIVQGGIIATLVDSTMAFAVMSLTTDDHPFVTIEMKVNFMAPVSEDDLVAEGWVIHEGGRTLVCECEVRDGRGKLIAKALSTLIRMKKG